A region of the Sinorhizobium arboris LMG 14919 genome:
AAGATTCCGGCGGAGGGTTCCTGCAAATTCCACGACGGCGTCTATGGAGACGTGGAAATTCCGTGGGAAGCCGTCGACATGCAGGTGCTGCTCAAGGCCGACGGGATGCCGACCTATCACATGGCGAACGTCGTCGACGACCATCTGATGAAGATCACCCATGTCGCACGCGGCGAGGAGTGGCTCGCTTCCGTGCCGAAGCACATTCTGATCTATCAGTATCTCGGCCTCGAACCGCCTGTCTTCATGCATCTGTCACTGATGCGCAATGCCGACAAGTCGAAACTGTCGAAGCGCAAGAACCCGACCTCCATCTCCTATTACACGGCGCTCGGCTACCTGCCGGAAGCGCTGATGAACTTCCTCGGCCTGTTCTTCATTCAGATCGCCGAAGGCGAAGAGCTGCTGACGATGGAGGAGCTGACGGAGAAATTCGATCCCGAAAACCTCTCCAAGGCCGGCGCGATCTTCGACATCCAGAAGCTCGACTGGCTGAACGCGCGCTGGATCCGCGAGAAGCTCTCGGAAGAGGAATTCGCAGCCCGCGTGCTCGCCTGGGCGATGGACAACGAGCGGCTCAAGGAAGGTCTGAAGCTCTCGCAGACCCGCATTTCGAAGCTCGGCGAACTGCCGGAGCTCGCTGCATTCCTTTTCAAGTCGGATCTCGGCCTGCAGCCTGCCGCCTTCGCCGGCGTGAAGGCCACGCCCGAGGAGATGCTCGAAATCCTGAACACCGTCCAGCCGGATCTTGAAAAGATCCTCGAATGGAACAGGGAATCGATCGAGACGGAACTGCGTGCCAGCGCCGAACGCATGGGCAAGAAGCTGAAAGCCGTGGTAGCGCCGCTCTTCGTCGCCTGCTCGGGCTCGCAGCGCTCGCTGCCGCTGTTCGATTCGATGGAACTGCTGGGCCGCTCGGTCGTGCGCCAGCGGCTGAAGATCGCCGCGCAGGTGGTCGCCTCCATGGCAGGCAGCGGAAAGTAAGGACGAGACCATGACCGACAAGACAGACACCGCCGGCCTTTCCTCCGACGTGACGGAAGTGCGTTCCCAGAAGCTCGAACTGCTTCGCGAGCAGATCGGCGACGTTTATCCGGCGCATTTCCACCGGACCATCACCAATGCCGCACTCGCCGAAAGATATGCGGGGCTCGAGCCCGACACGGAAAGCGGAGAGACGGTAACCGTTGCCGGCCGCGTCTTCTCCTCGCGCAATTCCGGCATGTTCATGGACCTCCATGACGCTTCAGGCAAGATCCAGATCTTCTCGCACAAGGATACGGCGCCGGAAGAGGCGCGCGCGCTTCTGCCGATGATCGACCTCGGCGACATCATCGGCGTCACCGGCGAGGTGCGCCGCACCAAGCGCGGCGAACTGACGGTGAACGCCAAAGAGATCACCATGCTCTGCAAGTCGCTTCTGCCGATGCCGGAGAAGTATCACGGGCTTGCTGACATCGAGACGCGCTACCGCAAGCGCTACCTCGACATCATGGTCAACGAGGAATCGAAGCTGCGTTTCCAGCAGCGAAGCCGTATCGTATCGAGCCTGCGCCGCTTCCTCGAGGACGAAGGCTTCATGGAAGTGGAAACGCCGATGCTGCAGCCGATCTACGGCGGCGCGACGGCCGAACCCTTCAAGACGCATCACAATACGCTGAAGCTCGACATGTATCTGCGCATCGCGCCCGAGCTTTACCTGAAGCGCATCCTCGTTTCGGGCCTTACTGACAAGGTCTTCGAGATCAACCGCAACTTCCGCAACGAAGGTGTCTCGACCCGGCACAATCCTGAATTCACCATGATGGAGTGCTACTGGGCCTATGCGGATTACGAGGACGTGATGGGCCTCGTGGAGCGCATGTTCGAGACCCTGGCGCTTGCGGTTCACGGCAGGACCGAATTCGAGTTCGGCGACCAGCAGCTCTCCTTCAAGGGGCCGTTCCCGCGCGTTTCGATGCCGGCTGCCGTCAAGGACGCGACCGGGATCGATTTCCTTGCGATCAAGAGCGACGAGGAAGCCCGTCAGGCGGCGCGCAACGCCGGTATCGAGGTCGAGAAGGATGCGACCTGGGGCGAGGTCCTCGCCTTCCTCTTCGAAGAAAAGGTCGAAGCGACGCTGATCCAGCCTGCCCATGTCATCCACTTCCCGAAGGACATCTCGCCCTTCGCCAAGGAGGTGCCGGGCGAGCCGCGGCTCGTCGAGCGGTTCGAGACCTATTGCAACGGCTGGGAGATCGGCAACGCCTTTTCCGAACTCAACGATCCGGTCGAGCAGCGCGCCCGCATGGTCGAGCAGATGGAACAGGCCCATGCGCGCGGCGAGAAGGAAAAGACGCTGGACGAGGACTTCCTCGATGCCATGGACCAGGGCATGCCGCCGGCCGGAGGATTGGGGATCGGTGTCGACCGCCTCATCATGCTGCTCACCAACTCGCCGTCGATCCGCGACGTCATTCTCTTCCCGGCCCGCCGCCAGAAGGCCGATTGACCCCCTGGAGCAGCCCCTCCCCAACCCATTCCTAGAGGAGGGAGGGGCTCTTCCTCTAATGACTCGCTTGCTCCTCGGCCGGCGCGACGGCGGCAACATCGTCCACTGCCGACGGATCGATGCACATCGAGCGATCGTCCATCATGGCCATGATCGCGCGAACCTCTTCCAGTTCGAGCGTCACGACCTTGCCGTGGAACATGCCGGCGGCATTGGCCGCGGCCTCGTTATAGGAGGCGCGGAACGGCTCATCCATGCCCGGCACGCTTTGCGGTATCGGCGCAAAGAGCACTTCGGCACCGATCGCGGCGCCGCGCACGGCCGCGCGGTCCTCGGGGCCGGCCGCATCGAGCACGACAACCTGGTAGAGATCGGCCATTTCCTTTTTTGCGAGCGCACCGGCGACGCGCAGGGCGGTCTTGACCCGCTCCGGCCCGCTTGCGCGGTCCGTTTTCACATGCATGCGGATCCACCGCTGTCCTTTGTGATCGAGCTTCAGGGTGCGGAGCGCCGTGCATTCGAGGCCGGAGGCGGAAGGTCCCGTAAAGCGGGTCAGAATCGTGTCCCGACCGACATAGACGGCAGCGCCGCCGGATGCGGCGGAGACCCCGAAAGCGGCGGACAGGATGATCATCAGCCGCTTCGAAGGGCGCAATTTTCCGAGAATGGCCTTCAAGGGGCGGCTCCGCTGTCGTCGTCAATTCGCAAGAATGGCCCGAGGGCGTTTCCGACGATAGATGAGCGACCTTTCGGAAAGTTTAAGCGGGGGGCCTCCCGCCAAGCGGGCCGTTTCGGCGTCGCCGTGCCACCGAGAGGCGAGCGGAACGACCGCGCAGCGATTGACTTTCGCGCGCGGCTTGTCCATTGCGCGATGGGAGACATCGCTGTAGGCGGGAGTCCGGCCAGAACCAGGGGAAAAGGCTGTATGCATAAGGTTATTTTCGACACGGATCCGGGCGTCGACGACGCAATGGCCCTCCTCTTTCTGCACCGTCACCCTGCGATCGACCTCGCCGGCATCACCACGGTCTTCGGCAATGCCTCGATCGAAACGACGACACGCAATGCGCTGTTTCTCAAGCAGGCGTGGAACATCGCCGCGCCGGTCGCCAAGGGCATCGGCGAAACGCTCGACTCGGGCCGGCCGCATGTCGGATGGCCAACGGGTATTCACGGGGACGACGGGCTCGGCAATATCGACGTGCCGGCGCAGATCGACCTGGCGCCCGATCCTCGACCTGCCCACCGCTTCATCATCGACACGGTGCGCGCCAACCCCGGTCAGGTGACGCTCGTCGCCGTCGGGCGGATGACGAATCTGGCGCGCGCACTGCGCGACGATCCGGAGATCGCCACGCTCGTCAAGGCGGTCGTGATCATGGGCGGCGCTTTCGATGTTCCGGGCAACATTACCCCGGCCGCAGAAGCCAACATCCATGGCGATCCGGAAGCGGCCGATGTGGTGATGACGGCGCAGTGGCCCGTGACCGTCATCGGACTCGACGTGACGACGAAGACCGTG
Encoded here:
- the gltX gene encoding glutamate--tRNA ligase, whose product is MADSAVRVRIAPSPTGEPHVGTAYIALFNYLFAKKHGGEFILRIEDTDATRSTPEFEKKVLDALKWCGLKWSEGPDIGGPYGPYRQSDRKDIYKPYVEKIVANGHGFRCFCTPERLEQMREAQRAAGKPPKYDGLCLSLSAEEVASRVDAGEPHVVRMKIPAEGSCKFHDGVYGDVEIPWEAVDMQVLLKADGMPTYHMANVVDDHLMKITHVARGEEWLASVPKHILIYQYLGLEPPVFMHLSLMRNADKSKLSKRKNPTSISYYTALGYLPEALMNFLGLFFIQIAEGEELLTMEELTEKFDPENLSKAGAIFDIQKLDWLNARWIREKLSEEEFAARVLAWAMDNERLKEGLKLSQTRISKLGELPELAAFLFKSDLGLQPAAFAGVKATPEEMLEILNTVQPDLEKILEWNRESIETELRASAERMGKKLKAVVAPLFVACSGSQRSLPLFDSMELLGRSVVRQRLKIAAQVVASMAGSGK
- the lysS gene encoding lysine--tRNA ligase, producing MTDKTDTAGLSSDVTEVRSQKLELLREQIGDVYPAHFHRTITNAALAERYAGLEPDTESGETVTVAGRVFSSRNSGMFMDLHDASGKIQIFSHKDTAPEEARALLPMIDLGDIIGVTGEVRRTKRGELTVNAKEITMLCKSLLPMPEKYHGLADIETRYRKRYLDIMVNEESKLRFQQRSRIVSSLRRFLEDEGFMEVETPMLQPIYGGATAEPFKTHHNTLKLDMYLRIAPELYLKRILVSGLTDKVFEINRNFRNEGVSTRHNPEFTMMECYWAYADYEDVMGLVERMFETLALAVHGRTEFEFGDQQLSFKGPFPRVSMPAAVKDATGIDFLAIKSDEEARQAARNAGIEVEKDATWGEVLAFLFEEKVEATLIQPAHVIHFPKDISPFAKEVPGEPRLVERFETYCNGWEIGNAFSELNDPVEQRARMVEQMEQAHARGEKEKTLDEDFLDAMDQGMPPAGGLGIGVDRLIMLLTNSPSIRDVILFPARRQKAD
- a CDS encoding nucleoside hydrolase, with the protein product MHKVIFDTDPGVDDAMALLFLHRHPAIDLAGITTVFGNASIETTTRNALFLKQAWNIAAPVAKGIGETLDSGRPHVGWPTGIHGDDGLGNIDVPAQIDLAPDPRPAHRFIIDTVRANPGQVTLVAVGRMTNLARALRDDPEIATLVKAVVIMGGAFDVPGNITPAAEANIHGDPEAADVVMTAQWPVTVIGLDVTTKTVMTRAMLSHIAERGGAPARLLSDISQFYIDFYEHHVDDGMIVHDSCACAYVVAPELFQTRGGAIRVLCGGIADGQTVQKPDGRLFPPNAWDGFPSQQACIGINAEAVLKLIGDTLANGS